ggttttttttcttcttcttattgttTCTCGAGATGATCATATCTGGTGATCGTATTATAGATTAATATAAAATGACATAGATTGGTCGATAAAACAAGCACATTTTTAGTCGTAATTATTGACTTTTCATAACGAAATTGTTTTTGATACGTGATGCAACACATCAACTCACAGCGAGTgagcatatttttttttcatagacTTTTGTATTAGAATAATGTGTTATAAACTCAAATAACTAAGCCTCGGTAGTCCCAAGAGGTGGCTGGTCAAGTGGTGACAATATTCATTTTCTTGACAAGTCGAATCTACCTTAGGGTGTTTAGATATACGTTTTCACGATAATTATTTGGAGTCCGCATGAGTGGATTTTATTGAGGCTAAAAATCCCTCCACCCTACTCTCcttttttgggataaaattaacaaaattagtCATAACTTTATTATatgaatgtcaattcaattctaattttttcaattttgtcaatatgacTTTAAATTTTTGcttgaaattccaatgtaaCTCTTCCGGAAATTACTGTTGGATATTACTAACATGGTGATTCCCAATAACTCCACATCAGCTTGCCATGTAGGATAGCTCATGTTGACTggatgccacgtcagcaattttcgCCTATAATTGGTCGGaagaattacattaaaatttccTGTAAAGGCTTAAGTTTACGTTgacaaaattgagaagtttacgACTCCTTCGGTTATTATCCCTCTTTTTCATGTGAATGTCAAATATTCTTGGCCGAGCGCCGTTGCCAGCCTCACGAAGCCGCCATCCCGGCCGTTGAAGCCCTCGCCGCTGCCGAGTCAACCCGCCCCGCGTCTCCCTACCTCTCTGTCAGGATTGTCAAAGCCCCACCCCCGCCGcggcgtctctctctctctccccctaaGGGTAGGGAGTAAGAATTgtggatttctattttttattcttatttttgggATTATGTGTTTAACATTACACGTGGGTGGTGTAAGAGCATGTGCccaccgagatcctgattgaaGGAAAATATAAACCTTACTTAATAATGTTGGTGACCATGGAGAAGAGATGAACTCTACTAGGCTTTACTTATTCTATACGAAAGACTTGCGCGATGCATGTAACTTATTTGTTTGGCATCTTAAAAGTAAACATTCGAGTCATATgtaatacatttaaaaaaaaaagaattgcaatAATTGCGATGCATGTAACTTATTTGTTTGGCATCTTAAAAGTAAACATTCGAGTCATATGTAAtacatttcaaaataaaaaaaaaaagagaggatatAATTGGATATATCAATATTTGAACACAACCATGGAAATTCTCTTTACCTAGGGTATTGAATGGTCATGAACGGGAAATGTATTTCCAGAATAATAATAGGTTCTGCACTAACCATTCCGGAAACATTTCCACATACAAAACATTGGCAAAATGGCGTTGTAGACTAAAAAGTTTTACGTATCAACTTGTGGATGGTCAGATTATCATCATATATACACAAGAACTGTAACTTCTATGTTGCCACAACTGCAAAATATAGACTCGAGGATAGCCCCAGTTACGCTAACTTAAAACATAGCAAGAACATTTATGTAATAAATTATTCAGGACATATTGATGAAGACatcgaatttttatttacaGCTATATAAACCATTCGAATGATGAAAGAGTCTCAGGTAAATTCCCAAACTCGCCTTCACTATATTTACCATGTATTACACTAGGGACACCTAGCTAGGGAATAATTAAACCACACTTATTTAGGTCCTTGAGCGAGGACTCTTAAACATTGACAAAAGGGTAAATCTCGTATCGGAAGTTGCAGCTCCCGCCAACCCCTCGCCCACCTTCCTTCCCGTCGCAACAGCTCGGAAGCTCGCCGATTGCGCCCTCGAGACACTCCTTGCACTCGGTCGCCGACAGATCCCTCGTGCACTGCACCAATCCGTACAGCTTCGTCTTATCCTCCAGTCCCATCTCTCCAGTCGCGTACAGCTTTGGCACCGTGTAAGCCTCCTCGACCAGCCCGGTCAGCAGCCCCCATACCTTGCCGTTGAACGCCTCCGGGTCGCTCACGTTTTTCAGGTTCCACATGTAAAACTTGTTGGCATTGTCAATCTGGCCGAAGAAGTCGGTGTCAAGGTACTTGAACATGCAGTCATCGTACCAGATTATCGCCCACTTGTTGCGAGGACAGTGGCGGCGGATCTCAGCGCCAGCGTCCGCCACACAGGCCTTGCAGTCCGATGGCGATGTGTCACCCCGGCACAGCGTGAGGCCATAGACCTGGTCTTGGTATTGGCCGATGGAGCCTTGGTGTAGAGGAAGGTGGTGAGGTTGTTGAAGTTGGATTTGACGGGGCCTGAGAAGAAGCCTGAGGAAGGGGTCTTGTTCTATCTTACAAATCTCTAAAATATGAAGAAGTGAAAGAGGAAGCTGGTCAAAGAGGTTGTTTAGAAAATCAACTCTCTCTTCATCAGTTTTCTTCAGAGTTGAACTCCCTTTACAACAGATTTAACAACTTTTATTAACAGAATGATTAATCTAGCTTCTTCGGGCTGCCCGTTCCTGGTTTTAGTCTGTTGTATAACCAAGTTTCAGCCAGAGATGGAAGTGAAGCGGATGAAGGGGTCGGCGATGGAAGTGAAGTGGATGAAGGGGTCGGCGCCAAGGGTGGCCTGGGGGAGGAGGGCGGCGTGGAGAGCAGCCCGGAGAAAAGCCCGGAGGAGGAAGCCGGCCACAACTAAAACGGCCGAACAGAGCGAGAGCAAGACGGAGCGGGCCGACGACATTTTAACTTAAAAGATTTGATATGAATGTGGAGTGAGGTGAAGTCGTGTCACCTTCGTGTTGTGTTTGCGATGAGAATGATACGAGTATGTTAtttgcatgcatatatatataggcgTCGAGGGGATATGAGAGGATACCATCGAAGGTGTTAATCGTCGTGGTTTGACCAAAGGGAAGGACTTTCAGACGTACGGCTTTTTCCTTTGCAACTTCGTAAGTCCGATTTTTACCGTGTAAAAATCTTCAATCATGGTCGGCGTCGTCGGAGTATGTTAAAAGAGATGGGTTTAAATTAATGGATTAGCTGGCGGCGCACTCGGCCGCAAGTGTGGGCTACGACAACTTGAGAGAAACTATTGTATTATATCGAACTAAAGATGACTCGTGAAGTAGTCTCGTGTATCGGATTGATTTTGAGGGGAGAGAAGGTCCATTCTCGCAAGGAACTGTTCTCGCACTCGTGTAATAAAGTTGACGCAGGAAGCTGGACTTCGCATTAGAAGGGTAAATTATGCAGGAAGATGTAGGTCCACTTTAGGGTTAATGACTCTATCAGAGTAAGCTAAAACATGACTAGGCAATCATCAATGGAAAAGGAGATGAGCTGCCGTGGGCTATGCTAATTCTCTCCATCTCTACCCACTTAAAAGAAATGTGACAAggcaatcatcatcatcatagcgTACGTAGGAATAGTAACATTGCCGATGTAAAGATTGGCAGATGAAATTGGTTTGTGCAGTTTTATACGGCCGTTTGCTACCATGCCATAGTGAAATAGGACCAAGTTAAATAAATTACCATTTAAAGTATTTTTGTGATGTCGTTGGGAGAGTCGGAGGCTAGTTAATTGTTAATGTTGTCCTCTATCAACTATGGCGATTCCTATCCGATTACATTGGGTAATTATGGAATTATAAAGGTCTGTGACTTTTGAAAGTCATTATTAATAAAGTTTGAAtgtattagaataaattagtagACTAAGCCCTTCAGTCTCATTAAAGCTTGGTGAGATTTGCGAATTCTTTTataagattgagagattatttcgtaAGAAATTGTGGGGCTAAACACATGTGGCTCATCAGGTGTAATTGGAGATTGGGAAACATTTAGAGTGTTTGAGTAACTTCGAGTGTGGATGTAATATCTTTTGTATCGTTTAATCCATAATAAAATCGATTGTTTCTTGTGGATGTAGGTCACATTGACCAAATGAATTATGTAAACTCgatccgatttattttcttattatgtttattttattattcaatcgCTTATTTTCACAACATTGTATTTACTCTTGGACATCttctagaaaaaagaagaatgtgGGTCTGGCACACGGAACCGGATGCAGCTCCCTAATGTTGCAAATGTGTGCTTCGTCAATGAATTTCCGCATCTCCAATGCCAGAGTGTCTCTCCCACTTTGATTGCATCGGATGGCGTAGCCTTAGGATACAAACGTCACTTACTTTGAAGAAATGTTTCCCCTTGGGCTTATATTTGATCATGATCTTATGTGGTTGGGGTGTAAATATTCTATGATCTTCAAGAGAGATGGAAAGAATATCACCAAAATACTACATCTTTACTCAACCAACTTTATTAGATAAGGATATTTATGCCCGAATAATATGCATAGGAAGGAAACAATCTAATCTAATCAGGAAATTAATTATCTTAGAAATAATATTACtaatatttaatgatatttctaaaaatattctttatttgatAAGTCTCTACTATCCATAAATATACATCAACACAAGGCATGCTTCACTTCCAAttgatatcaaaagaaaaaacacaaccTTCTTTTCTCTACTGAGTCATGCAATTGCGATTAGTCATGTATGGCATTATTTACCAGAAGAATATCATTTGCCTGATTCCAAGAGGGTGACGCCGCAAGATTCTTGATTCTATTGGgcaaagtacaaaaaaagtcctaaatctattgcattgatactcagtcctaaacttttcaatttggccaattcaattctaaattttttcacgTAGGTACCAATTGAGCCCATTCGGCCAATTTAAGCTAGAAATTGATGACGTGGACACCAATAGTCCTATATGACATGAATCAttgacatggacaaattttataagttttaaatattcttcagaattttttaatatatttttttctttttttaatttttcttcaccCTTTGGTAGGTGAGGTCGTCAGCCGACCATCGCTAGCCATAGGCTGGTCTGGGTGAGGGCCATTGTGCCCTCTTTGGCCACGATCAAGTGTGtcgacccttgcccaaatccaaGCAACGACTGGAACTTTTGCATGTTGGTCGACGAGGGCATcgggccctcacctagatccagGCGAGGGTGTTGCGCCCTTGCTTGCCACAAGCAAGGGCATCacaccctcacccaaatctaggcaagggtcatGGCCCTCATTGGCCAACATGCGAAGGTGCGCAGCCCTCGTTGGCCAACATGTTAGGGTTTTAAACCTCACTTGGATCTAGGCAGGGCCCCGCGCCTCGCCCGTGGCTGGCTATGGTCGATTGGCAATTTCATTGGCCAAAgggtgaagaaaaagaaaaagaaagaaaagaaaagaaaaataaaaatatttaaaaattctgaaataattaaaaattaaaaaaaatacacatcATCATCAGTTGTATCACGTAGGATCATTGACGTTTATGTCAGCAATTTTCGGTCTAAATTGGCtaattggattgaattggtatcgatgcgaa
This region of Eucalyptus grandis isolate ANBG69807.140 chromosome 8, ASM1654582v1, whole genome shotgun sequence genomic DNA includes:
- the LOC120287315 gene encoding cysteine-rich repeat secretory protein 38-like, encoding MSSARSVLLSLCSAVLVVAGFLLRAFLRAALHAALLPQATLGADPFIHFTSIADPFIRFTSISGSSTLKKTDEERNKTPSSGFFSGSIGQYQDQVYGLTLCRGDTSPSDCKACVADAGAEIRRHCPRNKWAIIWYDDCMFKYLDTDFFGQIDNANKFYMWNLKNVSDPEAFNGKVWGLLTGLVEEAYTVPKLYATGEMGLEDKTKLYGLVQCTRDLSATECKECLEGAIGELPSCCDGKEGGRGVGGSCNFRYEIYPFVNV